In Paenibacillus sonchi, a single genomic region encodes these proteins:
- a CDS encoding helix-turn-helix domain-containing protein encodes MELHLLETINQTTEFIEDHLLEELSLDRISEQVNISKFHLLRIWKGATATGLMEYVRRRRIALSLGDLIHERNSIEFISSKYSFGCERTYSRVFKEEFNISPAKWRRSPTPLQIMDRFNADFLHRAGEGLVYFHSTSVLPPFSIAGLDYQVDVNDNMANQTANRLGVAFFYKDRPRIINPVNKDIYIGYTTVPEPFEGYTWYQPSVEINQSSIVPPDMSVKHVVPHRYGVFTYMGPHRPEEINSKSLSTIWKYIFETWMPTVQFDLKEKFSFELINYARCNKQYCECNLYYPISQV; translated from the coding sequence ATGGAACTTCATCTCCTGGAAACGATCAACCAGACTACAGAATTTATCGAAGACCATCTGCTGGAGGAACTAAGCCTGGACCGTATCTCAGAGCAGGTGAATATCTCCAAATTCCATTTACTCCGCATCTGGAAAGGGGCCACTGCCACAGGCCTGATGGAGTACGTGCGCAGAAGGCGGATCGCATTGTCGCTTGGAGATCTGATCCATGAACGGAACAGCATTGAGTTTATTTCCTCCAAATACTCTTTTGGCTGCGAACGCACTTATAGCAGAGTGTTCAAGGAGGAATTCAACATCAGCCCGGCCAAATGGCGGCGGAGTCCCACTCCACTGCAGATCATGGACCGGTTTAATGCCGATTTTCTGCACCGGGCGGGAGAAGGTCTTGTCTATTTCCATTCCACGAGCGTACTGCCCCCCTTTTCGATTGCCGGGCTTGACTATCAGGTGGATGTAAATGACAACATGGCAAATCAGACGGCCAACCGGCTGGGTGTCGCCTTCTTTTATAAGGACCGGCCAAGAATCATCAATCCGGTTAACAAAGATATTTATATCGGATATACCACCGTTCCGGAACCGTTTGAGGGCTATACCTGGTACCAGCCGTCCGTCGAAATTAATCAGAGCAGCATCGTTCCGCCGGATATGTCAGTCAAGCATGTTGTTCCCCACAGGTACGGTGTGTTCACCTATATGGGCCCCCACCGGCCCGAAGAGATTAATTCCAAGTCCTTAAGTACCATCTGGAAGTACATCTTTGAAACATGGATGCCCACCGTACAATTTGACCTGAAGGAAAAATTCAGCTTCGAGCTGATCAATTACGCCAGATGCAACAAGCAGTACTGCGAATGCAATCTGTATTATCCGATTTCGCAGGTGTAA
- the pyk gene encoding pyruvate kinase: MSIDLICTIGPASSSPAVLKELLRGGMTTARLNMSHGSHEEHGRVIEAVRAAAAETGQPVRIMGDLQGPKIRLKSIQGDAVTLEEGQTFILEQSDEPGSRERAALDNPGVMEDILQGAAILINDGEVKLEVTDKHPQRITTRVIVGGMIGSRKGVNLPGNLIRLPAITEKDKQDLQFLLEHHVDWIACSFIREASHLQEIREYVSLLGKYSQPGLISKIETIQAVRNFPAIMEASDGIMIARGDLGVELPFERIPFIQKTLLRECSLSKTYVITATQMLQSMVEHPVPTRAEVTDISQAVLDGSDGVMLSAESSVGQYPVRSTQVLNTVAQFAENMREQGRAVFLWKSYARMPLLIRRLRR; the protein is encoded by the coding sequence ATGAGTATTGATTTGATCTGCACGATAGGTCCGGCCAGTTCTTCTCCTGCTGTCCTCAAGGAATTGCTGCGGGGTGGAATGACAACCGCCCGGCTCAATATGTCACACGGGAGCCATGAGGAGCATGGGCGGGTCATTGAAGCTGTGCGGGCAGCCGCCGCCGAAACGGGACAGCCCGTAAGGATTATGGGGGACTTGCAGGGACCGAAAATCCGTCTGAAGAGCATCCAAGGGGACGCGGTTACATTAGAAGAGGGTCAGACGTTTATCCTTGAACAGTCAGATGAGCCGGGAAGCCGGGAGCGCGCTGCGCTCGATAATCCCGGTGTGATGGAGGATATTTTACAAGGAGCCGCTATCTTAATCAATGACGGGGAAGTCAAGCTTGAGGTGACGGACAAGCACCCGCAAAGGATCACAACAAGGGTAATCGTCGGTGGCATGATCGGCAGCCGAAAAGGGGTTAATCTTCCGGGGAACCTAATCCGCCTGCCGGCCATTACGGAGAAAGACAAACAGGATCTTCAGTTCCTGCTGGAGCATCATGTGGATTGGATCGCTTGTTCTTTTATCCGTGAGGCCTCGCATCTGCAAGAAATTCGCGAGTATGTATCCCTGCTGGGGAAATACAGCCAACCGGGGCTCATTTCCAAGATCGAAACCATTCAAGCCGTCCGTAACTTTCCAGCCATCATGGAGGCGTCTGACGGAATCATGATTGCGCGCGGAGATCTGGGTGTGGAGCTGCCTTTTGAGCGAATCCCGTTCATTCAGAAAACGCTGCTCCGCGAGTGCAGTCTATCCAAGACCTATGTAATTACAGCTACCCAAATGCTGCAATCCATGGTGGAGCATCCGGTTCCGACACGAGCAGAGGTAACAGATATCTCTCAGGCTGTTCTGGACGGGAGCGATGGCGTGATGCTGTCAGCGGAAAGCTCGGTCGGACAGTATCCGGTGCGAAGCACGCAGGTCCTGAATACGGTTGCCCAATTTGCGGAGAACATGCGCGAGCAGGGGAGAGCGGTATTTCTTTGGAAGAGCTATGCGCGGATGCCCCTTTTGATAAGGCGTTTAAGAAGGTAG
- a CDS encoding VOC family protein, which yields MILSLNWITLRVRDLEASLNFYHGILGLPIERRFESRGRQIVMLGTAEQPKIELIQANDQAVKPECGVSIGFEVKSLDEAIEYLKSRGIPAARGPVTPNPHLRFFYILDPDGFEVQLAEHS from the coding sequence ATGATATTGAGCCTGAATTGGATTACCCTCAGAGTGCGCGATCTGGAGGCTTCCCTAAATTTCTATCACGGCATACTGGGGCTTCCGATTGAACGCAGATTTGAGAGCAGAGGAAGACAGATAGTTATGTTAGGCACGGCGGAGCAGCCCAAGATCGAGCTTATTCAGGCAAATGACCAGGCTGTGAAGCCAGAATGCGGTGTTTCTATCGGGTTTGAAGTGAAATCGCTGGATGAGGCCATAGAGTACTTGAAAAGCCGGGGCATCCCCGCAGCGCGCGGGCCGGTCACGCCGAACCCCCATCTGCGGTTCTTTTACATCCTGGACCCGGACGGCTTTGAGGTGCAGCTGGCGGAGCATAGCTAA
- a CDS encoding fructose bisphosphate aldolase: MNTKQLDRIHTGKGFIAALDQSGGSTPKALLQYGIQEDRYSNEEEMFELVHEMRTRIIKSPAFNSSHILGAILFENTMDRSIDGQFTADYLWEQKGIVPFLKIDQGLAGPENGVQLMKPIPGLDELLKRAVQKNIFGTKMRSLIKEANPAGIQKVVEQQFAVAMQIAAYGLVPIIEPEVDIHMADKGQAERLLKQEISTRLSALGKDVKVMLKLSIPSEDNFYSDLIQDPHVVRVVALSGGYTQAEANDKLAHNHGLIASFSRALSQGLSDQQTDEEFNALLAQSTEAIYEASIT, from the coding sequence ATGAATACGAAACAATTGGACCGGATTCACACGGGGAAAGGCTTTATCGCGGCTTTGGATCAAAGCGGCGGAAGCACTCCCAAAGCGCTGCTGCAATACGGTATTCAGGAAGACCGCTATTCCAATGAAGAAGAGATGTTTGAACTGGTGCATGAGATGAGAACACGTATTATTAAGAGCCCGGCGTTTAATTCCAGTCACATTTTGGGTGCTATTCTTTTTGAGAACACGATGGACCGCTCCATTGACGGCCAATTCACCGCCGATTATCTCTGGGAGCAGAAAGGCATTGTGCCTTTTTTGAAAATCGATCAAGGTCTGGCCGGGCCTGAGAACGGGGTTCAGCTCATGAAGCCCATCCCCGGATTGGATGAGCTCCTGAAGCGCGCCGTGCAAAAAAATATTTTCGGGACCAAGATGCGGTCCCTAATCAAGGAAGCGAATCCCGCCGGCATCCAAAAAGTTGTCGAACAGCAGTTTGCTGTCGCGATGCAAATCGCCGCCTATGGCCTGGTGCCGATAATCGAGCCGGAAGTGGATATTCACATGGCAGATAAAGGACAAGCCGAGCGGCTTCTAAAACAGGAAATCTCCACTCGGTTATCCGCTCTTGGCAAAGACGTAAAAGTCATGCTGAAGCTGTCCATCCCGTCCGAAGATAATTTCTACAGCGATTTAATCCAAGACCCGCATGTGGTACGGGTGGTGGCTCTGTCCGGCGGTTATACGCAAGCGGAAGCCAACGACAAGCTCGCCCATAACCACGGGCTGATCGCCAGCTTCTCCCGCGCTTTATCCCAAGGGCTAAGCGACCAGCAAACAGACGAAGAATTCAATGCATTGCTCGCACAATCCACTGAGGCCATTTATGAAGCCTCCATTACCTGA